Proteins from one Belonocnema kinseyi isolate 2016_QV_RU_SX_M_011 chromosome 8, B_treatae_v1, whole genome shotgun sequence genomic window:
- the LOC117177722 gene encoding uncharacterized protein LOC117177722 isoform X2 produces MTDPGNSFFDPEPSCSYTVPKNNEQTTNASEIINTRRYRPAPASKKRKREEEPDNELLSICKPLSIKLHRLSQQAVSKVQKKSDQASRTKRRHRWRNGLPGKSKKKSRADKSDRLEAHRKSEKSEESEKHDKSEKSEMPDKSEKSESSKNPENSKNSEKSSESNQISDSSLMIPTHSWGCCRMIPFERNRSRSLRKLSLSRNRDSLEAAKDSESAVPRISLRERASDTAARNSLHSSSIRPLPVKERCTTKEEFEGEDEFVCRRTLPYIRKAKLKPNLQINSPEASNSRVSAPAAPQNEERKEKPRSSESEKFSSSKTFKTRRSRDQEEMKRTSIDTEIPSSAESKVFEKTDEAKVAENAKENDDENMEDFAWNSSNMWKYKRKHRSRRISSSSEEEGPRKKTKIANGTSERRPGPSSKRKSVEATRTLCPPSCTKAHHGTAFHFLYEKPKLKEGRVLLEKLEEMQSEEVVRWRNRLIKLEREVEEPEEEVVEEEEEDEYYLMYEDGTLSNEVLSHDDIYQMQGITEFEVNSQETNNPYQMNNLDVYFNVGSQDSSQLNADDDELDDVLRDDDDIPLEFSEYPKILLIRLETLVGSLETEYSASEIENLEEKYIDFMMNSNFSYDKQSQSFFQVYKRLHARRAKERELDSSDFSELDDSETEMETERDDYVDEKPLVIALDAEKDLASDDSLHDHEIATIRILPNDTTSHESNDESEVAPEFVSCERNAEAEKTERFYITCKFCKVSFKNLHSFSLHKTDCYTKNKKPMKCDYCDNQYKCRRTLKLHMQHIHGKGTAELALEKQRDEIEEKVMEKMGEKQANDKSLGARKKLRPAAQLNLVCGVCSVEFESKESLWDHILKHTEQELQDAYKDATKNNRNQELQEKLRRYDEKKKERESEKCGSEPRSSSEGKKKCGSESKSEVGKKDPRKSAFKYAQWKDRILYKMNINEKNSSTSVEKATDKESVETNHEEIVLSSSESESNNGGEIVDNSSTSRSSVIRNNTKTATPTSTSSPSKIVTMCPCHRNDTSTMVNGDMQIEMVLLCKICQVLFRRLDCFEVHYRLNKLCSLDRSSRSPKLFCSSCRIILNSLPEMRNHLEKHAKVNRQGHVTFLCNICKVMFFGVGSLFYSHWFNHNKDVNFLASRYSFPKLSIVQIVSTSLKGGQNQKEEYLFVAEYVCKNCKIPFGSESDLEKHACSKPAVEEPVAVVAEPKEKNNPGQSKRSLVVRVSCMTCKEVFPNREAYNRHEKVFNHLNSTKPEYICVSSNNSEKAYICTQCKTVRMSIEDLKEHWFFHRPWREKFSCANCPDVRSSRFEEIETHCKRCNKNVVGVCLVSLVAATYQCKPCNLHFETGVEWKEHRQMCKPPTVYKAYAYNAQSGYEPIMPGTPPPAQPTPPPPSPRSSSLVSSTVVSTVASAIASSLQPLSGIVKPSRATVTATPASAPTVLPITRSVPKSNFIAILPKPTPTPIKPKLTSATLLEKYLQLGTAPKPKPKSKKRQSEDVEVIEILSESSSRSSVTEFSRDTSSVTEVVRKETPAAAVVLNSNQASSPFDSFTTSNNAQSEYQRKDVSMSKAVVCYPSKRKEKKQSPRKDTTPQIPANQETSDDAERNMAMTAVNPEFETLLSELEGLETDPLKNILRMVRKKTKENLETSLLNSPGTAGKSTPRVSVEEVQVEDAPVSEVSSKCPEKDTLSPLPFEVVLLPEEAPSPKSGPVSQTSTASKISNSQAQDQSVTDKNINSEISKGTTEPGSSIIEEYIEYIMMDETAPPAVEVPKVEKAPTRLRVRSLAELQEIKMHLCDTCGESFNAKQSFDDHARENNCARARDLEPPPPPPPPQYVEPHREPVEEPLRREQSQDSASDVDYEAALRLNLVRRGVLAPNEFVPPLVPFTMQQQNASTSKAVMAPVSANLVVPEKRKSLPSSKSHYSNNTGVISPSSSTSRFNLSHAPRSGAIQLPERTGGSVIQKRPSGAATRIQNLNHRSEIHHRGLPQTYNRRNSLGIRPPPPYPSNESTRSPLDNRSPISSLSCTTCSFTAKNLSEFSNHLVMHYMETDQNRVNEDLNQESLNSLNSPNTSGFISGTAGTHLASAITSGPHPDIQSIAASDVYSGRSTAVTGNWQTPARYIYACQLCDFRTESKASIRLHEKNHSTVAVMRQKNLQRLQNQQMITQAFQTQRQQHSQQMTTTTASSLSQLMDASHGNSQQPIIPEAASAEQNAADLYNRNGWWNSS; encoded by the exons atgaCTGACCCAGGAAATTCTTTCTTCGATCCTGAGCCCTCTTGCTCGTACACCGTCCCCAAAAATAATGAGCAAACAACAAATGCCAGTGAAATAATTAATACGCGACGCTATCGTCCAGCACCAGCTTCTAAGAAGCGGAAACGAGAAGAGGAGCCGGACAATGAATTGCTGAGTATTTGCAAACCCCTTTCAATTAAATTACATCGTTTGTCCCAACAAGCCGTGTCGAAAGTGCAGAAAAAAAGTGATCAAGCGAGTCGCACCAAGCGAAGACACAGGTGGAGAAATGGATTGCCAGGTAAATCAAAAAAGAAGTCAAGAGCTGACAAATCTGATAGATTGGAGGCGCATAGAAAATCTGAGAAATCAGAGGAGTCTGAGAAACATGATAAATCTGAGAAATCAGAGATGCCTGATAAGTCTGAAAAGTCTGAGTCCTCGAAAAATCCGGAGAACTCGAAAAATTCTGAGAAATCTTCAGAATCTAATCAAATTTCGGATTCTTCGTTAATGATCCCAACACATTCCTGGGGTTGTTGTCGCATGATTCCCTTCGAGAGAAATCGATCAAGAAGTCTCAGAAAGTTGTCCTTGAGCAGAAACCGAGACTCGCTAGAAGCTGCGAAAGATTCGGAATCAGCAGTACCAAGAATTTCCCTGCGAGAACGAGCTTCCGATACTGCAGCAAGGAACAGCTTACATTCCAGCAGCATCCGGCCTTTGCCCGTGAAAGAGAGGTGCACTACCAAGGAGGAATTTGAGGGAGAAGACGAATTTGTCTGCAGAAGAACTCTGCCTTACATACGAAAAGCAAAGTTGAAACCGAATCTGCAAATAAACAGCCCGGAAGCGAGTAATTCAAGAGTTTCTGCTCCAGCGGCTCCTCAAAATGAGGAACGCAAAGAAAAGCCAAGGAGTTCCGAGAGTGAGAAGTTTTCCTCGAGCAAGACATTCAAAACGAGGAGATCGAGAGATCAGGAAGAGATGAAGCGGACCAGTATTGACACGGAAATACCCTCGTCCGCAGAATCCAAGGTTTTTGAAAAGACTGATGAAGCCAAAGTAGCCGAGAACGCGAAAGAGAACGATGACgagaatatggaagattttgcCTGGAACAGTTCAAATATGTGGAAATACAAAAGAAAACACCGAAGTCGACGAATAAGCAGTTCGAGTGAGGAGGAGGGTCCGCGGAAGAAGACAAAAATTGCGAATGGCACAAGTGAGAGAAGACCGGGACCGAGCTCGAAGAGAAAATCAGTTGAGGCGACGCGAACACTCTGTCCGCCCTCTTGCACAAAAGCACACCATGGCACAGCTTTTCATTTTCTCTATGAAAAACCAAAGCTCAAAGAGGGACGAGTTCTTCTCGAGAAATTGGAAGAAATGCAGAGCGAGGAAGTTGTCAGATGGAGGAATCGATTGATCAAGTTGGAGAGAGAAGTGGAGGAGCCGGAGGAAGAGGTGGTAGAAGAAGAGGAGGAAGACGAGTATTATCTGATGTACGAAGATGGGACCTTGTCGAATGAAGTTCTCTCGCACGACGATATTTATCAGATGCAGGGAATTACCGAGTTTGAGGTGAATTCCCAGGAAACTAATAATCCCTATCAGATGAACAATTTAGACGTGTATTTCAATGTTGGGTCGCAGGATTCGAGCCAATTGAATGCTGATGATGATGAACTCGACGATGTTCTGCGCGATGATGACGATATTCCCCTAGAGTTTAGCGAGTATCCGAAAATCTTGTTGATACGTTTGGAGACTCTGGTGGGCTCTCTCGAAACTGAATATTCGGCCTCGGAAATTGAGAATTTGGAGGAGAAGTACATTGATTTCATGATGAACTCAAACTTTTCCTACGACAAGCAGTCGCAGTCCTTTTTCCAAGTCTACAAACGTCTCCATGCGAGACGCGCGAAAGAGCGAGAGCTGGATTCGTCCGATTTCTCCGAATTGGACGATTCCGAGACGGAAATGGAGACTGAGCGAGACGATTATGTGGATGAGAAGCCTCTCGTGATTGCCCTGGATGCTGAGAAAGATTTGGCATCGGATGACAGTCTGCATGACCATGAGATTGCGACGATTCGAATTCTGCCGAATGACACGACGAGTCACGAGTCGAATGACGAGAGTGAAGTCGCACCGGAATTTGTGAGCTGCGAGCGAAACGCCGAAGCCGAGAAAACCGAGCGTTTCTACATCACCTGTAAATTTTGCAAAGTCAGTTTCAAGAATCTGCACTCGTTCTCCCTCCACAAAACGGACTGCTACACGAAAAACAAGAAGCCGATGAAGTGCGACTATTGCGACAATCAGTACAAATGCCGGCGGACCTTGAAACTGCACATGCAGCACATTCATGGAAAGGGGACTGCTGAATTGGCCCTGGAGAAGCAGAGGGATGAGATTGAGGAGAAGGTGATGGAGAAAATGGGCGAGAAGCAAGCAAACGACAAGAGTTTGGGCGCGAGGAAAAAGCTGAGACCCGCGGCTCAGCTGAATCTCGTTTGTGGCGTTTGCTCGGTTGAGTTTGAGTCGAAGGAGAGTCTCTGGGATCATATTCTCAAGCATACCGAGCAGGAGTTGCAGGACGCCTATAAAGACGCGACGAAGAACAATAGGAATCAGGAATTGCAGGAGAAACTGCGGCGTTACGATGAGAAGAAGAAGGAGCGGGAATCGGAGAAGTGTGGTAGTGAGCCGCGGAGTAGTAGTGAGGGGAAAAAGAAGTGTGGTAGTGAGTCGAAGAGTGAGGTCGGGAAAAAGGATCCGCGAAAATCGGCATTTAAGTATGCGCAGTGGAAGGATCGGattctttataaaatgaacaTCAACGAGAAGAATAGCTCGACTTCGGTGGAGAAGGCAACTGACAAGGAGAGTGTCGAGACTAATCACGAGGAGATTGTTTTGAGTTCGTCCGAGAGTGAGAGCAATAATGGGGGCGAAATTGTCGATAATTCGTCGACGTCGAGGAGTTCGGTGATTCGAAATAATACAAAAACGGCGACGCCGACGTCGACGTCGTCGCCTTCGAAAATTGTGACAATGTGTCCCTGTCATCGGAACGACACCTCGACGATGGTCAATGGGGACATGCAGATTGAGATGGTGCTTCTGTGCAAAATTTGCCAGGTGCTTTTTCGCCGATTGGACTGCTTTGAGGTGCATTATCGGTTGAACAAATTGTGCAGCTTGGATCGGAGTAGCAGATCGCCGAAATTGTTTTGCAGCTCGTGTCGGATTATTCTGAATTCGCTGCCGGAGATGCGGAATCACTTGGAGAAGCATGCCAAGGTGAATCGGCAGGGCCACGTGACATTTTTGTGCAACATCTGCAAAGTGATGTTCTTTGGTGTGGGCTCGCTCTTCTACAGCCACTGGTTCAATCATAATAAGGACGTGAACTTTTTGGCGAGTCGCTACTCGTTTCCGAAGCTCTCGATTGTCCAGATTGTGAGCACGAGTCTCAAGGGCGGACAGAATCAGAAGGAGGAGTATCTCTTTGTCGCGGAGTATGTCTGCAAGAATTGCAA AATACCTTTCGGTTCCGAGTCGGACTTGGAGAAGCATGCCTGCAGTAAACCAGCAGTTGAGGAACCAGTTGCAGTTGTAGCTGAGCCAAAAGAGAAGAATAATCCGGGCCAATCAAAGCGCAGTCTTGTTGTCCGGGTCTCGTGTATGACCTGCAAGGAAGTTTTCCCAAATCGCGAGGCCTACAATCGACACGAGAAGGTCTTCAATCACTTGAATTCCACCAAGCCCGAGTACATCTGCGTCTCCTCGAACAATAGTGAGAAGGCGTACATTTGCACCCAGTGCAAGACTGTGCGGATGTCGATCGAGGACTTGAAGGAGCACTGGTTCTTCCATCGGCCTTGGCGAGAAAAGTTCTCCTGCGCCAACTGTCCAGACGTGCGCTCGAGTCGATTCGAGGAGATCGAGACGCACTGCAAGAGGTGCAACAAGAATGTCGTCGGAGTGTGTCTGGTATCGCTGGTGGCCGCGACCTATCAGTGCAAGCCCTGCAATCTTCACTTTGAGACGGGTGTCGAGTGGAAGGAGCATCGGCAGATGTGCAAGCCGCCGACAGTCTACAAGGCCTATGCGTACAATGCGCAGTCGGGATATGAGCCCATCATGCCGGGAACGCCGCCGCCGGCGCAGCCAACGCCGCCACCACCTTCTCCTAGATCATCTTCTTTGGTTTCCTCGACAGTTGTCTCCACTGTCGCGTCTGCGATTGCGTCTTCACTTCAACCCCTTTCAG GTATAGTTAAACCTTCTCGTGCAACTGTAACTGCAACTCCAGCTTCAGCTCCAACCGTACTTCCAATTACACGTTCAGTACCTAAAAGTAATTTCATAGCCATTTTGCCGAAGCCGACACCGACACCGATTAAACCGAAACTTACATCAGCCACTCTGctagaaaaatatttacagttgggCACAGCACCTAAGCCGAAGCCAAAATCAAAGAAGCGCCAAAGTGAGGATGTCGAGGTGATTGAAATCCTTTCCGAGAGTAGTTCGCGAAGTTCCGTGACGGAATTTTCGAGAGACACAAGTTCTGTGACTGAAGTTGTGAGAAAAGAGACTCCTGCTGCTGCCGTAGTCCTAAATTCAAATCAAGCCTCTAGTCCATTCGATTCATTCACCACAAGCAATAATGCGCAGAGCGAGTATCAGCGTAAAGATGTTTCGATGTCGAAAGCGGTTGTCTGTTATCCGTCGAAGAGAAAAGAGAAGAAGCAATCGCCGCGAAAAGATACGACGCCGCAGATTCCCGCCAATCAGGAGACCAGTGACGACGCGGAGAGAAATATGGCCATGACTGCCGTCAATCCGGAATTTGAGACTTTGCTCTCGGAATTGGAGGGCTTGGAGACGGATCCCCTCAAGAACATTCTCAGGATGGTCAGGAAGAAGACGAAAGAAAATCTCGAAACTTCCCTGTTAAATAGTCCCGGGACGGCGGGAAAATCGACGCCGAGAGTTAGCGTCGAGGAAGTGCAGGTAGAAGATGCACCTGTGTCGGAAGTGTCTTCAAAATGCCCCGAGAAAGACACACTGAGTCCTCTTCCCTTTGAAGTTGTACTCTTGCCGGAGGAGGCTCCTAGTCCAAAATCAGGCCCTGTCTCTCAAACTTCTACTGCCAGCAAGATATCGAATTCCCAAGCCCAAGATCAAAGTGTgactgataaaaatataaatagcgaGATTAGTAAAGGCACCACGGAACCGGGCTCGTCAATAATCGAGGAGTACATCGAGTACATCATGATGGATGAAACTGCTCCTCCCGCAGTGGAAGTTCCAAAAGTCGAGAAGGCGCCAACTCGTTTGCGTGTGAGAAGTTTGGCCGAGTTGCAGgaaataaaaatgcatctctgCGACACTTGCGGCGAGAGTTTCAACGCAAAGCAGAGCTTTGATGATCACGCTCGCGAGAATAATTGTGCGAGGGCTCGCGATTTGGAGCCGCCACCACCACCGCCGCCGCCGCAGTATGTGGAACCTCATCGAGAACCTGTTGAAGAACCTCTTCGGCGAGAACAGTCGCAAGACAGCGCGAGCGACGTTGACTACGAGGCAGCGCTCAGGCTGAATTTAGTTAGGCGCGGTGTCCTCGCTCCAAACGAGTTTGTTCCACCTCTAGTGCCCTTCACGATGCAGCAGCAAAACGCATCAACGTCCAAGGCAGTTATGGCACCAGTTTCCGCGAATCTAGTTGTACCCGAGAAAAGAAAGTCGCTGCCTTCCTCCAAGAGTCACTACAGTAATAACACGGGCGTGATTTCACCCTCGAGCAGTACGTCGCGTTTCAATTTGTCGCACGCGCCTCGCTCAGGCGCCATTCAACTCCCGGAACGAACGGGCGGCAGTGTCATTCAGAAAAGGCCATCGGGCGCGGCGACGCGAATCCAAAATCTGAATCACCGATCTGAGATTCATCATCGTGGACTGCCGCAAACTTACAATCGAAGAAATTCACTGGGAATCAGACCACCTCCGCCCTATCCCTCGAATGAATCGACCCGATCGCCGCTCGACAATCGCTCGCCAATCAGCTCGTTGAGCTGCACAACTTGCAGTTTCACGGCGAAAAATTTGTCCGAGTTTTCGAATCATCTGGTGATGCACTACATGGAAACGGATCAGAATCGGGTGAATGAGGATCTGAATCAGGAGAGTCTGAACTCGTTGAACAGTCCGAACACATCGGGATTCATATCTGGCACAGCGGGAACACATCTGGCTTCGGCCATAACATCTGGCCCACATCCAGATATTCAGTCGATAGCGGCAAGCGATGTGTACAGTGGAAGATCGACCGCTGTCACGGGCAATTGGCAAACGCCGGCGCGATACATATACGCCTGTCAATTGTGCGATTTTCGAACCGAGTCCAAGGCCTCGATTCGCCTCCACGAGAAGAATCACTCGACAGTGGCGGTGATGCGACAGAAGAATCTACAGCGATTGCAGAATCAGCAGATGATCACCCAGGCTTTTCAGACGCAGCGCCAGCAGCATAGTCAGCAGATGACCACGACGACAGCGTCGAGCCTGTCGCAGCTGATGGATGCGTCGCATGGTAACAGTCAGCAGCCGATTATTCCGGAAGCAGCAAGTGCTGAACAGAATGCGGCTGATCTTTATAATCGG